A part of Gemmobacter sp. 24YEA27 genomic DNA contains:
- a CDS encoding sulfite exporter TauE/SafE family protein, with translation MPILDTPGALIATLIAVILVGLSKGGLGGMSLLGVPIMAMVMSPVTAAAILLPVLVVMDVVSVASWRKWVDWRLIALLMPGALAGIGIGWFTAEMVSDAVVRLIVGVVSAAFVLRVLGQHLMRREVRPRGQRPAQAQFWAGIAGYTSFVAHAGAPPLQIYMMPLKLDPKLYTGTLVMFFAITNALKLIPYFALGQFGAENLTASALLLPLAVVSTWAGAWAVRRMRADIFYLLTYVSVALVAVKLIGDGLAGL, from the coding sequence ATGCCGATCCTTGACACGCCTGGCGCGCTGATCGCCACCCTGATCGCAGTGATCCTTGTCGGGCTGTCAAAGGGTGGTCTTGGCGGCATGAGCCTTCTGGGCGTGCCGATCATGGCGATGGTGATGTCGCCGGTGACGGCGGCCGCGATTCTGCTGCCGGTGCTGGTGGTGATGGATGTGGTCAGCGTCGCGAGCTGGCGCAAATGGGTCGACTGGCGGCTGATTGCGCTTTTGATGCCCGGGGCGCTGGCGGGGATCGGCATTGGCTGGTTCACCGCCGAGATGGTCTCGGATGCCGTGGTGCGGTTGATTGTGGGCGTGGTGTCTGCCGCTTTCGTGCTGCGCGTCCTCGGCCAGCATCTGATGCGGCGAGAGGTGCGCCCTCGCGGACAGCGCCCGGCCCAGGCGCAGTTCTGGGCCGGCATTGCGGGATATACCAGCTTTGTCGCCCATGCCGGTGCGCCGCCATTGCAGATCTATATGATGCCGCTGAAGCTGGATCCGAAGCTCTACACCGGCACTTTGGTGATGTTCTTCGCGATCACCAATGCGCTGAAACTGATCCCCTATTTCGCGCTTGGCCAGTTCGGGGCCGAAAACCTCACCGCCTCGGCGCTGCTTTTGCCGCTTGCGGTTGTCTCGACCTGGGCAGGGGCCTGGGCCGTCCGGCGGATGCGGGCCGATATCTTCTATCTGCTGACCTATGTCTCGGTCGCGCTGGTCGCGGTCAAGCTTATCGGGGACGGGCTGGCGGGGCTATAG
- a CDS encoding Gfo/Idh/MocA family oxidoreductase, with amino-acid sequence MSFTDRSNLRQPPLGRRLRLGFVGGGRGGLVGSWHFSGARLSNHFDVVAGALSSRLDTARLSAADWVIPADRSYSDYREMARAEAARPDGIDAVAICTPNDSHAAVAIAFLEAGIDVILDKPMTAMLAEAEALVAVQQKTGVSLTMTYPFSHHAMVRQARALVDEGALGRIAQVHVEYLQDWNLAAQALDGAPWRQDPKRVGRSSIVGDIGTHAHHLLHTFTGLDVASLRADMFTCGGLKPQPDTAHIGLKLSNGAPATMQLSNAAVGQYCALRIRVWGDKGALDWDQEKPEELRFTPAEAEERIFRRGAAQGIRPAAEALIHLPRGHGETLTDAWANLYAEAGIVIAARRSGRDLGQASTRLSGVADGLRGMDFVEACADSHEAGGIWTQMADRD; translated from the coding sequence ATGAGCTTTACGGACAGAAGCAATCTGCGTCAGCCCCCACTGGGGCGGCGCCTTCGCCTTGGTTTTGTGGGCGGCGGGCGGGGCGGGCTCGTGGGCAGCTGGCACTTCTCGGGCGCGCGGCTTTCGAACCATTTCGATGTTGTGGCGGGGGCGCTGTCTTCCCGCCTGGACACGGCGAGGCTTTCTGCGGCAGACTGGGTGATCCCGGCGGATCGCAGCTATAGTGACTACCGCGAGATGGCGCGGGCCGAGGCCGCCCGGCCCGATGGCATCGACGCGGTGGCGATCTGCACCCCGAATGACAGCCATGCGGCGGTGGCGATTGCCTTTCTCGAGGCCGGGATCGACGTGATCCTGGATAAGCCGATGACGGCGATGCTGGCTGAGGCCGAGGCACTGGTCGCGGTGCAGCAAAAGACCGGCGTCAGCCTGACCATGACCTATCCGTTCTCGCATCACGCTATGGTGCGCCAGGCTCGCGCGCTGGTCGATGAGGGTGCCCTGGGCCGCATTGCGCAGGTGCATGTCGAATATCTCCAGGACTGGAACCTGGCGGCGCAAGCCCTGGATGGCGCGCCCTGGCGGCAGGATCCCAAACGGGTGGGCCGCAGCTCGATCGTGGGCGATATTGGCACACATGCCCATCACCTGCTCCATACCTTCACCGGCCTCGACGTGGCCAGTCTGCGTGCCGATATGTTCACCTGTGGCGGCCTGAAACCGCAGCCGGATACCGCCCATATCGGGCTGAAGCTCAGCAATGGAGCGCCGGCGACGATGCAGCTTTCCAATGCGGCGGTCGGGCAATATTGCGCGCTGAGGATCCGGGTCTGGGGCGACAAGGGCGCGCTCGACTGGGATCAGGAAAAGCCCGAAGAGCTGCGTTTCACCCCTGCCGAGGCCGAAGAGCGTATCTTCCGCAGGGGTGCCGCCCAGGGCATCCGCCCGGCAGCCGAAGCTTTGATCCATCTGCCGCGGGGCCATGGCGAGACCCTGACAGATGCCTGGGCCAATCTTTACGCCGAGGCCGGGATCGTGATTGCCGCCCGCCGCTCAGGGCGCGATCTGGGTCAGGCCTCGACCAGGCTCTCCGGTGTCGCAGACGGGCTCAGAGGCATGGATTTCGTCGAGGCCTGCGCCGACAGCCATGAGGCGGGCGGCATCTGGACCCAGATGGCGGATCGCGACTGA
- a CDS encoding ABC transporter permease yields the protein MTEAVQAQKDERVRTVSPLRRALIRPELGGICGTILVFLLFGAIAGDSGMFRAEGIMNWTVVSAQFMIIAVGACLLMIAGEFDLSTGSMIGFAGTVMAILSVHMGWPLWAAILFTFAFCMLIGALNGWLVVKTGLPSFIVTLAFLFILRGLTIWGSVYFTRQTIIGGVAEKAQGDWLAPVFGGKILTGFFAWMGEAGWIATFTRGSRAGQPVVDGIPMLVVWALALVILGHLLLTRTKFGNWIFASGGDAQAARYVGVPVNRVKISMFMFSAFCACVFATCQVMEFGSAAADRGMLKEFEAIICVVIGGALLTGGYGSVIGAALGAVIFGVVQQGLFFANAESSLFRVFLGAILLVAVIMNTYIRRIITGER from the coding sequence ATGACAGAAGCCGTCCAGGCTCAAAAAGACGAGCGCGTCAGAACCGTCTCGCCCTTGCGCCGCGCGCTGATCCGGCCCGAACTGGGCGGCATTTGCGGCACCATCCTTGTCTTCCTGCTGTTCGGTGCCATCGCCGGCGATTCCGGCATGTTCCGGGCCGAAGGCATCATGAACTGGACCGTGGTCTCCGCGCAGTTCATGATCATTGCGGTCGGCGCCTGCCTCTTGATGATCGCGGGCGAGTTCGACCTTTCGACCGGCTCGATGATCGGCTTTGCCGGAACCGTGATGGCGATCCTTTCCGTGCATATGGGCTGGCCGCTCTGGGCGGCAATCCTGTTTACCTTTGCCTTTTGTATGCTGATCGGCGCGCTGAACGGCTGGCTTGTGGTCAAGACCGGGCTGCCTTCTTTCATCGTGACGCTTGCATTCCTGTTCATCCTGCGGGGCCTGACAATCTGGGGCTCGGTCTATTTCACCCGCCAGACCATTATCGGCGGCGTCGCCGAGAAAGCCCAGGGCGACTGGCTTGCGCCGGTTTTTGGCGGCAAGATCCTGACCGGCTTTTTCGCCTGGATGGGCGAGGCGGGCTGGATCGCTACCTTTACCCGCGGCTCGCGCGCGGGGCAGCCGGTGGTTGACGGCATCCCGATGCTGGTTGTCTGGGCGCTGGCGCTGGTCATCCTAGGCCATCTGCTTCTGACCCGCACCAAATTCGGCAACTGGATCTTTGCTTCGGGCGGCGACGCCCAGGCCGCGCGCTATGTCGGCGTGCCGGTGAACCGGGTGAAAATCTCGATGTTCATGTTCTCGGCCTTTTGCGCCTGTGTCTTCGCCACCTGCCAGGTGATGGAATTCGGCTCGGCCGCAGCTGACCGCGGGATGCTGAAAGAATTCGAGGCAATCATCTGCGTGGTGATCGGCGGCGCGCTTCTGACCGGCGGTTACGGATCGGTGATCGGTGCGGCTTTGGGCGCTGTGATCTTCGGGGTCGTGCAACAGGGCCTGTTCTTCGCCAATGCCGAAAGCTCGCTGTTCCGGGTCTTCCTTGGCGCCATCCTTTTGGTCGCCGTCATCATGAACACCTATATCCGCCGCATCATCACGGGAGAACGCTGA
- a CDS encoding sugar ABC transporter substrate-binding protein, whose amino-acid sequence MKSMLRSVAIGAVLAVTAMVSSAKAEGEQFVWISHGPDSDSWFNVIKNAIKVTNEQMGVNTEYRNPATGDLADMARIVQQAAAADVDGIIVTIADYNVLEGPIKDAVAKGIPVVTVNSGTVEESKKLGALLHVGQPEYEAGLGAGERAKEAGITTFLCVNHYITNPASVERCRGFADGLGVELGSQMIDSGMDPSEVANKVKAYLTANPDTGAILTLGPNSAEPSIRAVKELGLDGEIYFGTFDLSSEISGAIKDGTINFAIDQQPFLQGSVPIQVLTAYVRYGVAPSNSVFTGPGFVTKENIEFVESLAGEYR is encoded by the coding sequence ATGAAATCAATGCTGAGATCGGTCGCCATCGGGGCGGTTCTTGCGGTGACCGCTATGGTCAGCTCTGCAAAGGCAGAAGGCGAACAATTCGTCTGGATCAGCCATGGCCCGGACAGTGACAGCTGGTTCAACGTGATCAAGAATGCGATCAAGGTCACCAATGAGCAGATGGGTGTGAACACCGAATACCGTAACCCCGCGACCGGCGACCTCGCCGATATGGCGCGGATCGTACAGCAGGCCGCCGCCGCCGATGTCGACGGTATCATCGTTACCATCGCCGATTACAATGTGCTGGAAGGCCCGATCAAGGACGCCGTCGCCAAGGGGATCCCGGTCGTCACCGTGAACTCGGGCACTGTCGAAGAAAGCAAGAAACTCGGTGCGCTGCTCCATGTCGGTCAGCCGGAATATGAGGCGGGTCTCGGCGCAGGCGAGCGTGCTAAAGAGGCGGGGATCACCACCTTTCTTTGCGTCAACCACTATATCACCAATCCTGCATCGGTAGAGCGTTGCCGTGGTTTTGCCGACGGTCTGGGCGTCGAGCTCGGCAGCCAGATGATCGACTCGGGCATGGACCCGTCGGAAGTCGCCAATAAAGTGAAAGCCTATCTTACCGCGAACCCCGATACCGGCGCGATCCTGACCCTTGGTCCGAATTCGGCCGAGCCGTCGATCCGTGCGGTCAAGGAACTTGGCCTCGATGGCGAAATCTATTTCGGCACCTTTGACCTGTCGTCGGAAATCTCGGGCGCGATCAAAGACGGAACCATCAATTTCGCTATTGACCAGCAGCCCTTCCTGCAAGGCTCGGTGCCGATCCAGGTTCTGACCGCCTATGTCCGTTATGGCGTGGCGCCGTCGAACTCGGTCTTCACCGGTCCGGGCTTCGTCACCAAAGAGAATATCGAATTCGTCGAGTCTCTCGCCGGCGAATATCGCTGA
- a CDS encoding phytanoyl-CoA dioxygenase family protein: MKDLVPEISLEEFRAQVETVTTIEHCPSAIAIEKNIPIYDGARVSAEISREWAQVIGEGAGVFVVKNAFADKGAIDAASDAFRAIIAHERETGVAAGDHFAKAGANDRIWNSLQKLCLHDPAVYARYMANPVIDIACRAWLGPGYQIATQVNQVRPGGKAQAPHRDYHLGFMSPDQMAQYPDHIHATGPTLILQGGVAHCDMPVESGTTKLLPHSQRFLQGYIAATRPAFREYFEEHHVQLPLEKGDAIFFSPALFHAAGENRTSDVVRMVNLIQTASAFARHMEAIDRTAMCRAVFPHLAALSPEGRHAVIAATADGYPFPTNLDTDPPIGGLAPETQQDLLARAVSEGWDAARLDAALDAQEAKRRP; this comes from the coding sequence GTGAAGGATTTGGTCCCCGAGATCAGTCTTGAAGAGTTTCGCGCTCAGGTGGAGACGGTGACCACCATCGAGCATTGCCCCTCGGCCATCGCCATTGAAAAGAATATTCCGATCTATGATGGCGCGCGTGTCAGCGCGGAGATTTCACGCGAATGGGCGCAGGTGATCGGCGAGGGCGCCGGGGTTTTCGTGGTCAAGAACGCCTTTGCCGACAAGGGCGCGATTGATGCAGCCTCGGACGCGTTTCGCGCGATTATCGCGCATGAGCGTGAGACCGGCGTTGCGGCAGGCGATCATTTCGCCAAGGCCGGCGCCAATGACCGGATCTGGAACAGCCTGCAAAAGCTCTGCCTGCATGATCCGGCGGTTTATGCCCGCTATATGGCCAATCCGGTGATTGATATTGCCTGCCGCGCCTGGCTTGGGCCGGGCTATCAGATCGCAACTCAGGTGAACCAGGTCCGTCCTGGCGGCAAGGCACAGGCACCGCATCGCGACTATCACCTCGGTTTCATGTCGCCGGATCAGATGGCGCAATATCCGGATCATATCCACGCGACCGGCCCGACGCTGATCCTGCAAGGCGGCGTCGCGCATTGTGATATGCCGGTCGAGAGCGGAACCACGAAACTGCTGCCGCATTCGCAGCGCTTCCTGCAGGGCTATATCGCCGCCACCCGGCCCGCGTTTCGCGAGTATTTCGAAGAGCATCACGTTCAGCTGCCGCTGGAAAAAGGTGATGCAATCTTTTTCAGCCCGGCCCTGTTCCATGCGGCGGGTGAGAACAGGACCTCTGACGTTGTGCGGATGGTGAACCTGATCCAGACCGCCAGCGCCTTTGCCCGCCATATGGAGGCGATTGACCGCACCGCGATGTGCCGTGCCGTTTTTCCGCATCTCGCAGCGCTATCACCCGAGGGCCGGCATGCGGTGATCGCGGCCACGGCGGATGGCTATCCCTTCCCGACCAATCTCGACACCGATCCGCCGATTGGCGGTCTTGCGCCTGAAACCCAGCAGGATCTGCTGGCGCGCGCGGTGTCTGAGGGCTGGGACGCCGCAAGGCTCGACGCAGCGCTGGACGCGCAGGAGGCAAAACGCCGCCCGTAA
- a CDS encoding IS1182 family transposase: MAGFIEGVQRSQTVLFPERLEDWIGEDDLVRVVDLFVDELDLSDLGFVRSTSARTGRPGYHPAVPLKLFIYGYLNRIPSSRRLEREAGRNVEVMWLIGRLVPDHKTIAEFRRTNGPAIRRTCAQFVELCRRIGVLKGDCVAIDGSKFKAVNNRDRNFTKNKIASRLAHLEADVDRYINEMERIDRQEEGEAHAAKALHLARRYGRIRQEIARLKVMDKALADVPDGQISLTDPDARAMATSARHSGMVGYNVQTAVDTESHIIVAHEVTNQGFDRDQLSPMVIAAREALHRDDLHAIADKGYFSGPEILACHEAGITTTVPRPTTSGNAVKGMYVKADFAYDTERDVYVCPAGEELIYRYTTEERGVQVRRYWINECQTCPLQSRCTTGTERRITRWEHEHLIDAMRERLSRDTDPMTLRRCTVEHPFGTIKAWMGHTHFLTRTLKNVRTEMTLNVLAYNIKRVVSLIGIRQLMQAIPA, encoded by the coding sequence ATGGCGGGTTTCATCGAGGGCGTTCAGCGCAGCCAGACGGTGCTTTTCCCGGAGCGGCTGGAGGACTGGATCGGCGAAGATGATCTTGTCCGCGTTGTAGATCTGTTCGTCGATGAGCTTGATCTGTCTGACCTTGGTTTCGTGCGCTCGACCTCGGCACGCACAGGTCGACCGGGGTATCATCCTGCGGTGCCGCTGAAGCTGTTCATTTATGGCTATCTGAACCGGATCCCGTCGAGCCGTCGACTGGAACGCGAGGCGGGACGCAATGTCGAGGTGATGTGGCTGATCGGCAGGCTGGTGCCAGACCACAAGACCATCGCCGAGTTCCGCCGCACGAATGGTCCCGCGATCCGCAGGACCTGCGCCCAGTTCGTGGAATTGTGTCGCCGGATCGGGGTGCTGAAGGGCGATTGCGTGGCCATCGACGGGAGCAAGTTCAAGGCCGTCAACAATCGTGACAGGAACTTCACGAAGAACAAGATCGCGAGCCGTCTCGCCCATCTTGAGGCAGATGTAGACCGCTATATCAATGAGATGGAGCGCATTGACCGGCAGGAAGAGGGCGAGGCCCACGCCGCGAAAGCACTGCACCTTGCCCGCAGATATGGCCGTATCCGGCAAGAGATCGCTCGATTGAAGGTAATGGACAAGGCCTTGGCCGATGTCCCGGATGGCCAGATTTCCCTGACCGACCCCGATGCCCGCGCCATGGCGACCAGCGCCCGGCACAGCGGTATGGTGGGCTACAACGTCCAGACCGCCGTCGATACAGAGAGCCACATCATTGTTGCGCATGAAGTCACCAATCAGGGCTTCGACCGCGACCAGCTCAGCCCGATGGTGATCGCAGCCAGGGAGGCCCTCCACCGCGACGATCTGCATGCCATCGCCGACAAGGGTTACTTCAGCGGCCCCGAGATCCTCGCCTGCCATGAGGCGGGCATCACCACGACCGTGCCGCGCCCAACCACTTCGGGAAATGCGGTTAAGGGTATGTATGTGAAGGCCGACTTTGCCTATGACACGGAACGCGACGTCTATGTTTGCCCGGCTGGCGAAGAGCTCATCTACCGCTACACCACCGAGGAGCGTGGCGTTCAGGTCCGGCGATACTGGATCAACGAGTGCCAGACCTGCCCGTTGCAAAGCAGATGCACCACCGGCACGGAACGCCGCATCACCCGCTGGGAGCACGAGCATCTGATCGACGCGATGCGCGAAAGGCTGAGCCGGGACACCGATCCGATGACCCTGCGCCGCTGCACCGTCGAACACCCCTTCGGCACGATCAAGGCATGGATGGGGCACACCCATTTCCTGACCCGAACGCTGAAAAACGTCCGCACCGAAATGACCCTGAACGTTCTGGCCTATAACATCAAGCGGGTCGTCTCCCTGATCGGCATCCGGCAACTGATGCAGGCTATCCCGGCCTGA
- a CDS encoding LacI family DNA-binding transcriptional regulator, whose translation MRKRVTITDLAKAAGVSAATVDRVLNGRSTVRQATAMHVLDVAREMGFHAAPLLEKRLIGEKESLTIGLVLLPTEPDFYRQFQAEAEAAALAQTGLRLRIVTEYAANSSPAASIAALERLAPKVQAIGLVAVDHPRVTEAVADLKAKGIPVIALLSDLAQGVRHACLGVNNLKVGRVAAAMLARGVPKGAGGALALFVGGQLWHGHELRETGFRSYIRRERPDLVLLDTQINLDTDDLTYEAAIALMARHKSLCGIYCCGGGRNGVIRAVREERRHGEIDVIANELTETTRRAMAEGIVSLVIDTPLREICDALISLSRQAVRGEAVAEGQGQVFLPMRLILPESI comes from the coding sequence ATGCGCAAACGTGTAACGATCACCGATCTTGCCAAAGCTGCCGGGGTTTCCGCCGCGACCGTCGACCGGGTGCTGAACGGGCGCAGCACGGTCCGGCAGGCCACGGCGATGCACGTGCTGGACGTCGCCCGAGAGATGGGGTTTCACGCCGCCCCGCTGCTGGAGAAACGCCTGATCGGTGAAAAGGAAAGCCTGACCATCGGCCTGGTGCTTTTGCCGACCGAGCCGGACTTCTACCGCCAGTTCCAGGCCGAGGCCGAGGCGGCAGCCCTTGCCCAAACCGGCCTGCGGCTCCGTATCGTGACCGAATATGCCGCCAATTCCAGCCCCGCCGCCAGTATTGCCGCGCTGGAACGGCTGGCGCCGAAAGTGCAGGCGATCGGCCTCGTCGCGGTGGATCATCCCAGGGTCACCGAGGCAGTGGCGGATCTGAAGGCCAAAGGCATCCCGGTGATCGCGCTGTTATCCGACCTGGCCCAGGGCGTGCGCCATGCCTGTCTGGGGGTCAATAATCTCAAGGTCGGGCGGGTCGCGGCGGCGATGCTGGCGCGGGGTGTGCCCAAAGGGGCAGGGGGAGCGCTCGCGCTGTTTGTCGGCGGCCAGCTCTGGCATGGGCATGAGCTGCGCGAGACCGGGTTTCGCAGCTATATCCGTCGTGAGCGGCCGGATCTCGTCCTGCTCGACACACAGATCAATCTCGACACGGATGATCTGACCTATGAGGCGGCAATTGCGCTGATGGCGCGGCACAAATCGCTTTGTGGCATCTATTGCTGCGGCGGCGGGCGCAATGGCGTGATCCGCGCCGTACGCGAAGAGCGCCGCCATGGCGAGATCGACGTGATCGCCAATGAACTGACCGAGACGACACGGCGCGCGATGGCCGAGGGCATCGTGTCGCTGGTGATCGACACGCCATTGCGCGAGATCTGCGACGCGCTGATCTCCCTCTCCCGTCAGGCGGTCAGGGGCGAGGCGGTGGCGGAGGGCCAGGGCCAGGTTTTCCTGCCTATGCGGCTGATCCTGCCCGAGAGTATCTGA
- a CDS encoding fatty acid desaturase family protein, whose amino-acid sequence MSHTNRDYALLGRDARLAEEIGLVSAQWYHTDLPRKVMKELMTRSDQPAIRDTIILFGVMIASAAMGIWLWPSWWSAPFWLVYGVLYASAMDSRWHECGHGTAFRTRWMNDAVYQVACFCMMRNPVTWRWSHTRHHTDTIIVGHDPEIIAMRPAVVARLILNFFGIFELWGNAKTTLQLIAGYMPETTKSFVPEPERKRAFLIARIWAVIYLGVAALAFWMQSILPFMVVGLPILFGSWHMVMTGYMQHLGLAENVLDHRLNSRTVYVNPISRFIYWNMNFHVEHHMFPMVPYHALPRMHELVKHDMPPAHPSILSAYREIIPTLIRQFKNPDWFVKRELPASAQPYRAEYHGDLEPGAPTPGIAGYDAQARPIAAE is encoded by the coding sequence ATGAGCCATACGAACCGCGATTACGCGCTGCTTGGGCGCGATGCCAGGCTGGCCGAAGAGATCGGCCTCGTCTCCGCCCAATGGTATCATACCGACCTGCCGCGCAAGGTGATGAAAGAGCTGATGACACGGTCGGATCAGCCCGCAATCCGCGACACGATCATCCTGTTTGGCGTGATGATCGCCTCGGCGGCAATGGGCATCTGGCTCTGGCCGTCCTGGTGGTCTGCACCCTTCTGGCTGGTTTACGGCGTGCTCTATGCCTCGGCCATGGACAGTCGCTGGCATGAATGCGGCCATGGAACGGCGTTCAGGACGCGCTGGATGAATGATGCGGTTTATCAGGTCGCGTGCTTTTGCATGATGCGCAATCCGGTGACCTGGCGTTGGAGCCATACCCGCCACCACACCGACACGATCATCGTCGGCCATGACCCCGAGATCATCGCGATGCGCCCGGCGGTCGTCGCCCGGCTGATCCTGAATTTCTTCGGGATCTTCGAGCTTTGGGGCAATGCAAAAACTACGTTGCAGCTGATCGCCGGCTATATGCCCGAAACCACGAAGTCCTTCGTGCCGGAGCCCGAGCGCAAACGCGCCTTCCTGATCGCCCGGATCTGGGCCGTGATCTATCTGGGCGTCGCGGCGCTGGCCTTCTGGATGCAGTCGATCCTGCCCTTCATGGTCGTGGGTCTGCCGATCCTCTTTGGCAGCTGGCATATGGTGATGACCGGCTACATGCAGCATCTGGGCCTGGCGGAAAACGTGCTCGACCACCGGCTGAATTCGCGCACCGTCTATGTGAACCCCATCTCGCGCTTCATCTACTGGAACATGAATTTCCATGTCGAACATCACATGTTCCCGATGGTGCCTTATCACGCGCTGCCCCGGATGCATGAGCTGGTGAAACATGACATGCCACCCGCGCATCCCTCGATCCTGTCGGCTTACCGCGAGATCATCCCGACCCTGATCCGCCAGTTCAAAAACCCCGACTGGTTCGTCAAGCGCGAGCTGCCCGCCAGCGCCCAGCCCTACCGCGCCGAATATCACGGCGACCTGGAACCTGGTGCCCCCACCCCCGGCATCGCAGGCTATGACGCGCAGGCGCGTCCGATCGCCGCCGAATAG
- a CDS encoding MocE family 2Fe-2S type ferredoxin, with amino-acid sequence MPWIAACSADDIDTEDLIRWDHAGRSYAIYRSPDDDYFCTDGFCTHEAIHLADGLVMDYVVECPKHNGQFDYRSGEAVRLPACKNLNTWQTRVENGQVEILID; translated from the coding sequence ATGCCCTGGATTGCCGCCTGTTCGGCCGATGACATCGACACCGAAGACCTGATCCGCTGGGATCACGCCGGTCGCAGCTATGCGATCTATCGCAGCCCCGATGACGATTATTTCTGCACCGACGGCTTTTGCACCCATGAGGCGATCCATCTCGCCGATGGGCTGGTGATGGATTACGTTGTCGAATGCCCCAAACATAACGGCCAGTTCGACTATCGAAGCGGCGAGGCGGTGCGGCTGCCGGCCTGCAAGAACCTCAACACCTGGCAGACCCGGGTTGAAAACGGCCAGGTCGAAATCCTGATCGACTGA
- a CDS encoding 3-methyl-2-oxobutanoate hydroxymethyltransferase: protein MVQKSTRPTVADIRAMKAQGQKLSMLYVTTPGEAAAAAAAGVDLLSIEGQYFTPAMREAAGDCFVQIGLPYGPAGDLVTAEDYLRAAFQFTKLGGDCFYCAASLQIQKALCDNRVPVVGHVGLIPSQATWTGGFRAVGKSAASACAVWDHIKRLEEIGCFGAELEVVPVGVAKIITENSPLLILGMGAGPYADAQYLFAEDVLGYTTGHKPRHAKSYRNFAAEFARLQEERISAFREFVADVNKGAYPAPLHNVTDNEAELAAFRKMVGL from the coding sequence ATGGTTCAGAAAAGCACAAGACCGACCGTTGCCGATATCCGTGCGATGAAGGCGCAGGGGCAGAAGCTCTCGATGCTATACGTCACCACGCCGGGTGAGGCGGCAGCGGCGGCGGCAGCGGGGGTCGACCTCCTGTCGATCGAGGGGCAGTATTTCACGCCCGCGATGCGCGAGGCGGCGGGTGACTGCTTTGTGCAGATCGGCCTGCCCTATGGCCCCGCCGGCGACCTGGTGACCGCCGAGGATTACCTGCGCGCCGCCTTTCAGTTCACCAAACTCGGCGGCGATTGCTTTTATTGCGCGGCATCTTTGCAGATCCAGAAAGCGCTTTGTGACAACCGCGTGCCAGTCGTCGGCCATGTCGGCCTGATCCCGTCGCAAGCGACCTGGACCGGGGGCTTCCGCGCGGTCGGGAAGAGCGCTGCCAGCGCCTGCGCGGTCTGGGATCACATCAAACGGCTGGAAGAGATCGGCTGTTTCGGTGCCGAGCTTGAGGTCGTTCCGGTCGGAGTGGCGAAGATCATCACCGAAAACTCCCCGCTGCTCATCCTCGGGATGGGCGCCGGTCCCTATGCCGATGCGCAGTATCTCTTTGCCGAAGACGTGCTGGGCTATACCACGGGCCATAAGCCGCGCCACGCCAAAAGCTACCGCAATTTCGCCGCCGAATTCGCCCGGTTGCAAGAGGAACGCATCTCGGCCTTCCGCGAATTTGTCGCCGATGTGAACAAGGGCGCCTATCCTGCCCCACTTCACAATGTTACCGATAACGAGGCCGAACTTGCCGCCTTCCGCAAGATGGTCGGCCTGTGA